In Pseudomonas poae, a single genomic region encodes these proteins:
- the acnB gene encoding bifunctional aconitate hydratase 2/2-methylisocitrate dehydratase, which yields MLEAYRKHIEERAALGIVPQPLNAEQTAGLVELLKNPPAGEEEFLVDLITNRIPPGVDEAAYVKAGFLSALAKGEATSPLIDKKRAVELLGTMQGGYNIVTLVELLDDAELAPVAAAQLKHTLLMFDAFHDVAEKAKNGNEHAKAVIQSWADGEWFKNRPTLADKISLRVFKVTGETNTDDLSPAPDAWSRPDIPLHALAMLKMAREGIVPDEQGKTGPMKQIEEMRGQGFPIAYVGDVVGTGSSRKSATNSVLWFFGDDVPYVPNKRAGGFCFGSKIAPIFYNTMEDAGALPIEFDVTNMNMGDVIDLYPHAGKVCKHGTDEVLTTFEMKTPVLLDEVRAGGRIPLIIGRGLTDKARAELGLGPTDLFKLPEAPVDTGKGYTLAQKMVGKACGLPEGKGVRPGTYCEPKMTTVGSQDTTGPMTRDELKDLACLGFSTDLVMQSFCHTAAYPKPIDVTTHHTLPDFIMTRGGVSLRPGDGIIHSWLNRMLLPDTVGTGGDSHTRFPMGISFPAGSGLVAFAAATGVMPLDMPESILVRFKGKMKPGITLRDLVHAIPYYAIQSGLLTVEKKGKKNAFSGRILEIEGLNDLTLEQAFELSDASAERSAAGCTIKLSEASVTEYLNSNITLLRWMIGEGYGDARTLERRAQAMEAWVANPELMVADADAEYAEIIEIDLSEINEPILCAPNDPDDARLLSSVAGEKIDEVFIGSCMTNIGHFRAAGKLLEQVKGQLPTRLWLSPPTKMDAHQLTEEGYYGIYGKAGARMEMPGCSLCMGNQARVEPNSTVVSTSTRNFPNRLGDGANVYLASAELAAVASTLGRLPTVEEYMGYAAKLDTMASDVYRYLNFDQIAEFRKIAASANIPVIQA from the coding sequence GTGCTTGAAGCCTACCGCAAACATATCGAAGAGCGTGCAGCCCTGGGTATCGTTCCCCAGCCGCTTAACGCCGAACAAACCGCAGGCCTGGTCGAGCTGCTGAAAAATCCTCCGGCTGGCGAAGAAGAATTCCTCGTTGACCTGATCACCAACCGCATTCCACCAGGCGTTGACGAAGCTGCCTACGTCAAGGCCGGTTTCCTGTCTGCCCTGGCCAAGGGCGAAGCCACTTCCCCCCTGATCGACAAAAAACGCGCTGTTGAACTGCTCGGCACCATGCAAGGCGGCTACAACATCGTGACCCTGGTCGAGCTGCTGGACGACGCAGAGCTGGCACCGGTTGCCGCTGCTCAGCTCAAGCACACCCTGCTGATGTTCGATGCGTTCCACGACGTGGCTGAAAAAGCCAAGAACGGCAACGAACACGCCAAAGCCGTGATCCAGTCCTGGGCCGACGGCGAGTGGTTCAAGAACCGCCCTACCCTGGCCGACAAGATCAGCCTGCGCGTGTTCAAGGTCACCGGCGAAACCAACACCGACGACCTCTCCCCTGCACCAGATGCCTGGTCCCGCCCTGACATCCCGCTGCACGCCCTGGCCATGCTGAAAATGGCTCGCGAAGGCATCGTGCCGGACGAGCAAGGCAAGACCGGCCCGATGAAGCAGATCGAAGAGATGCGCGGCCAAGGCTTCCCGATCGCCTACGTGGGTGACGTGGTCGGTACCGGTTCGTCCCGTAAGTCGGCGACCAACTCCGTACTGTGGTTCTTCGGCGACGACGTTCCATACGTGCCGAACAAGCGCGCTGGCGGCTTCTGCTTCGGCAGCAAGATCGCTCCAATCTTCTACAACACCATGGAAGATGCTGGCGCACTGCCAATCGAATTCGACGTCACCAACATGAACATGGGCGACGTGATCGACCTGTACCCGCATGCTGGCAAAGTCTGCAAACACGGCACCGACGAAGTCCTGACCACCTTCGAAATGAAGACCCCGGTCCTGTTGGACGAAGTTCGTGCTGGCGGCCGTATCCCGCTGATCATCGGTCGCGGCCTGACCGACAAGGCCCGTGCCGAACTGGGCCTGGGCCCTACCGACCTGTTCAAGCTGCCAGAAGCACCTGTCGACACCGGCAAGGGCTACACCCTGGCGCAGAAAATGGTTGGCAAGGCGTGCGGCCTGCCAGAAGGCAAAGGCGTTCGTCCAGGCACCTACTGCGAGCCTAAGATGACCACCGTGGGCTCCCAGGACACCACCGGTCCGATGACCCGCGATGAACTGAAAGACCTGGCGTGCCTTGGCTTCTCGACCGACCTGGTGATGCAGTCCTTCTGCCACACCGCGGCGTATCCAAAGCCGATCGACGTGACCACCCACCACACCCTGCCTGACTTCATCATGACCCGTGGCGGTGTATCGCTGCGTCCAGGCGACGGCATCATCCACAGCTGGCTGAACCGCATGCTGCTGCCGGACACCGTGGGTACCGGTGGTGACTCCCACACCCGTTTCCCGATGGGCATCTCGTTCCCGGCCGGTTCTGGCCTGGTCGCGTTCGCCGCAGCCACTGGCGTAATGCCACTGGACATGCCGGAATCGATCCTGGTGCGCTTCAAAGGCAAGATGAAACCTGGCATCACCCTGCGTGACCTGGTTCATGCCATTCCTTACTACGCGATCCAGTCGGGTCTGCTGACCGTAGAGAAGAAAGGCAAGAAGAACGCCTTCTCCGGCCGCATCCTGGAAATCGAAGGCCTGAACGACCTGACGCTGGAGCAAGCTTTCGAGCTGTCCGACGCCTCGGCTGAACGTTCGGCTGCCGGTTGCACCATCAAGCTGTCGGAAGCGTCCGTTACCGAGTACCTGAACTCCAACATCACCCTGCTGCGCTGGATGATCGGTGAAGGCTACGGCGACGCGCGTACCCTGGAACGTCGCGCCCAAGCGATGGAAGCCTGGGTTGCCAACCCTGAACTGATGGTTGCCGATGCCGACGCGGAATACGCTGAAATCATCGAGATCGACCTGTCGGAAATCAACGAGCCAATCCTCTGCGCACCAAACGACCCAGACGACGCTCGTCTGCTGTCGAGCGTTGCCGGCGAGAAGATCGACGAAGTGTTCATCGGTTCGTGCATGACCAACATCGGTCACTTCCGCGCTGCCGGTAAGCTGCTGGAACAGGTCAAGGGGCAGCTGCCAACTCGTCTGTGGCTGTCGCCACCGACCAAGATGGACGCTCACCAACTGACCGAAGAAGGCTACTACGGCATCTACGGCAAGGCTGGCGCACGCATGGAAATGCCGGGCTGCTCGCTGTGCATGGGTAACCAGGCACGTGTAGAGCCGAACTCGACTGTTGTGTCGACTTCGACCCGTAACTTCCCGAACCGTCTGGGTGACGGCGCGAACGTCTACCTGGCCTCGGCCGAGTTGGCGGCAGTCGCTTCCACCCTGGGTCGCCTGCCGACTGTCGAAGAGTACATGGGTTACGCAGCGAAACTGGACACCATGGCCAGTGACGTCTACCGCTACCTGAACTTCGACCAGATCGCCGAGTTCCGCAAAATCGCAGCAAGCGCCAACATCCCGGTGATTCAAGCCTAA